In the genome of Streptomyces sp. P3, the window CCTCGGCGTGCGGCCCACCAAGCAGCGCGGCCAGAACTTCGTGATCGACGGGAACACCGTCCGCCGGATCGTCCGCACCGCGGGGGTGCGGCCCGACGACGTGGTCGTCGAGGTCGGTCCCGGGCTCGGCTCCCTCACTCTCGCGCTGCTGGAGGTCGCCGACCGGGTCACGGCCGTCGAGATCGACGACGTCCTGGCCGGCGCGCTGCCCGCGACGATCGCCGCCCGCATGCCGCGGCGCGCGGAGCGGTTCGCGCTGGTGCACTCCGACGCGATGCACGTGACCGAGCTGCCGGGCCCCGCTCCCACCGCTCTCGTCGCGAACCTGCCGTACAACGTGGCCGTGCCCGTGCTGCTGCACATGCTGGAGATGTTCCCGAGCATCGAACGCACCCTGGTCATGGTCCAGTCGGAGGTCGCCGACCGGCTCGCCGCGGGCCCCGGCTCGAAGGTGTACGGCGTGCCGTCCGTGAAGGCGAACTGGTACGCCGACGTCAAGCGGGCCGGCGCCATCGGCCGCAACGTCTTCTGGCCGGCGCCGAACGTGGACAGCGGGCTGGTCTCGCTGGTGCGGCGGTCCGAGCCGATCAGGACCACGGCCTCCCGGCGCGAGGTCTTCGCCGTCGTCGACGCGGCCTTCGCCCAGCGCCGCAAGACCCTGCGGGCCGCGCTCGCCGGATGGGCGGGGTCGGCGGCCGCCGCCGAAACGGCCCTGGTCGCCGCCGGGGTGTCCCCGCAGGCGCGCGGCGAGGCCCTCACCGTCGAGGAGTTCGCCCGGATCGCCGAGCACCGGCAGAAGGACTCCGCGTGAGCGCCCGCGTCACCGTGCGGGTGCCCGCCAAGGTCAACGTGCAGCTCGCGGTGGGCGCGGCCCGCCCGGACGGCTTCCACGACCTGGCCAACGTGTTCCTGGCGGTCGGCCTGTACGACGAGGTCACGGTGACCCCGGCCGACGCGCTCCGCGTCACCTGCGAGGGCCCGGACGCGGGGCAGGTGCCCCTGGACCGCACGAACCTGGCGGCACGGGCCGCGATCGCCCTCGCCGAGCGGTACGGCCGCACCCCCGACGTGCATCTGCACATCGCCAAGGACATCCCGGTCGCCGGGGGCATGGCGGGCGGCAGCGCGGACGGCGCGGGCGCGCTGCTGGCCTGCGACGCGCTGTGGGGAACCGGTGCCACCCGGGACGAACTCCTCGACATCTGCGCCGAGTTGGGCAGCGATGTGCCGTTCAGTCTGGTCGGCGGGGCAGCCCTCGGCACCGGGCGAGGCGAGAAGCTGACGGCCCTGGAGACCGGCGGCGCCTTCCACTGGGTGTTCGCCATGGCCGGGCGGGGGCTGTCGACGCCGGCGGTGTTCCGCGAGTTCGACCGGCTCACCCGGGGTACGGACGTTCCCGAGCCGGTCGCCTCGAACGCGCTCCTGGACGCCCTCTCCGCGGGCGACCCCGACGCCCTCGCGGCCACCGTCTCCAACGACCTCCAGCCCGCCGCGCTGTCGCTCTTCCCGGAACTCGCCGGCACTCTGGGCGCGGGGCGCGGGGCGGGAGCGCTGGCCGCGCTGGTCTCGGGCTCGGGCCCGACGACGGCGTTCCTCGTCCGTGATCCGGGGGCGGCACGGACAGTGGCCGAGGCCCTGCGCGCCTCCGGCACCTGCCGAGCGGCGCGGGTGGCCTCGGCGCCGGCGGCGGGGGCGACGGTGCTCTGAGGGCGGCCGTGGTCAGAGTTCGTCGATGGCGGTCAGGTCGATGACGATGTCATAGGGCTTGTCGACCTTGACCTGGTCCCGATGCATCCCTGTGTGAACGTACGCCTGGGTGAGCGGGTCCAGCTCGTACACATGGATGACAGCCCTGTTGCTGGTCCCGCTCTGCTCGACTCGCCAGAAATTCGGGATTCCGGCGGCCGCGTACTTCTGTGGCTTGGTCGTGCGGTCCCGGGATTCCGAGTCCGGTGAGACGACCTCCACGGCGAGGAGCACGTCCTCGGCCCGGTAACTCGTCTGATCCGGGCCGGTGACCGCGTCGGCGCGGATCACGCTGACGTCCGGTTCGGGGCCGTTGCGGGTGTCGAGGACGATGGTCATCTCGCGTTTGACCTTGAACTCGGCCGGCAGCCCACCGCGCAGACCAGTGACCAGCAGGTCGATCGCATCGGCGTGGAAAGCTCGCTGGGGACTCACGAAGACCAGGCTCCCGTCGATCAGCTCGGTGTGCGGCGGGAGATCAGGCAGCGTGAACAGGTCGTCCACGGTGTAACCGTCCTGCGGCGGCACCGGCCACTGGACGCGGCGCTTGACGGACTCGGCGGTCATGGTTCCTCCCATGGACGGGATCCTGCTGCCCGACCTTCACGGTAG includes:
- the rsmA gene encoding 16S rRNA (adenine(1518)-N(6)/adenine(1519)-N(6))-dimethyltransferase RsmA — protein: MSSSPPSDALLSPADIRELAAVLGVRPTKQRGQNFVIDGNTVRRIVRTAGVRPDDVVVEVGPGLGSLTLALLEVADRVTAVEIDDVLAGALPATIAARMPRRAERFALVHSDAMHVTELPGPAPTALVANLPYNVAVPVLLHMLEMFPSIERTLVMVQSEVADRLAAGPGSKVYGVPSVKANWYADVKRAGAIGRNVFWPAPNVDSGLVSLVRRSEPIRTTASRREVFAVVDAAFAQRRKTLRAALAGWAGSAAAAETALVAAGVSPQARGEALTVEEFARIAEHRQKDSA
- a CDS encoding 4-(cytidine 5'-diphospho)-2-C-methyl-D-erythritol kinase; protein product: MSARVTVRVPAKVNVQLAVGAARPDGFHDLANVFLAVGLYDEVTVTPADALRVTCEGPDAGQVPLDRTNLAARAAIALAERYGRTPDVHLHIAKDIPVAGGMAGGSADGAGALLACDALWGTGATRDELLDICAELGSDVPFSLVGGAALGTGRGEKLTALETGGAFHWVFAMAGRGLSTPAVFREFDRLTRGTDVPEPVASNALLDALSAGDPDALAATVSNDLQPAALSLFPELAGTLGAGRGAGALAALVSGSGPTTAFLVRDPGAARTVAEALRASGTCRAARVASAPAAGATVL
- a CDS encoding Uma2 family endonuclease, which gives rise to MTAESVKRRVQWPVPPQDGYTVDDLFTLPDLPPHTELIDGSLVFVSPQRAFHADAIDLLVTGLRGGLPAEFKVKREMTIVLDTRNGPEPDVSVIRADAVTGPDQTSYRAEDVLLAVEVVSPDSESRDRTTKPQKYAAAGIPNFWRVEQSGTSNRAVIHVYELDPLTQAYVHTGMHRDQVKVDKPYDIVIDLTAIDEL